Proteins encoded within one genomic window of Esox lucius isolate fEsoLuc1 chromosome 12, fEsoLuc1.pri, whole genome shotgun sequence:
- the ptpn11b gene encoding tyrosine-protein phosphatase non-receptor type 11b isoform X9: MTSRRWFHPNITGIEAEQLLLTRGVHGSFLARPSKSNPGDFTLSVRRNDEVTHIKIQNSGDYYDLYGGEKFATLAELVQYYTEQQDLLRERNGDVIELKYPLNCKDPTSERWYHGHLSGRDAEKLLMDKGKPGSFLVRESQSKPGDFVLSVLTNEEKHENVDRKTKVTHVMIRYQQDGKYDVGGGERFDTLTDLVDHYKKNPMVEKSGIVVHLKQPFNATRINAANIENRVKELTKVADNSEKPKQGFWEEFEVLQQQECKLLYPRKEGQRAENKSKNRYKNILPFDTTRVEIREADADVPGSDYINANYIRSMHEEGRHVEEGKLFIATQGCLQNTVVDFWKMVYQENTHVIVMTTKEMERGRNKCVRYWPDLNATKDFGKVSVKNVEEHPAQDYILRELEVTRLDRQREPVRYIWHYQYLSWPDHGVPNEPGGVLSFLEQVNRTQSAIPDTGPIVVHCSAGIGRTGTIIVIDILIDIINRQGLDCDIDIPKTIQRVRQQRSGMVQTEAQYKFIYMAVQQYIDTAQKRLEEEQKNKTKEREYSNIKSPPMTNDRSKTNMTSVPRSSVRLTNDDPCNVYENLNIKTNPKTSGSCSNTRSFS; this comes from the exons GTGGTTCCATCCCAACATCACCGGAATCGAGGCAGAGCAGCTCCTCTTAACACGGGGTGTTCATGGCAGTTTCTTAGCCCGGCCgagcaaaagcaacccaggggATTTTACTCTCTCCGTTAG gcGGAACGATGAGGTCACCCACATTAAGATCCAGAACTCCGGGGATTACTATGACCTGTATGGAGGGGAGAAGTTTGCTACGCTGGCAGAGCTGGTCCAGTACTACACAGAGCAGCAGGACCTCCTCAGAGAAAGGAATGGGGATGTTATCGAGCTCAAGTACCCACTCAACTGCAAGGACCCCACCTCTGAgag GTGGTACCATGGGCACCTCTCCGGACGCGACGCTGAGAAGCTGCTCATGGATAAAGGCAAGCCTGGCAGTTTCCTGGTCCGTGAGAGCCAGAGCAAACCGGGTGACTTTGTGCTCTCTGTTCTCACCAATGAGGAGAAGCACGAGAATGTGGACCGCAAGACAAAGGTTACCCATGTCATGATTAGATACCAG CAGGATGGGAAATATGACGTAGGAGGAGGCGAGAGGTTTGACACCCTAACTGACTTGGTGGACCACTACAAGAAGAACCCCATGGTGGAGAAGAGTGGGATCGTTGTTCACCTCAAACAG CCCTTCAATGCCACCAGAATAAATGCAGCCAATATTGAGAATCGGGTAAAGGAGCTCACCAAAGTAGCAGACAACTCGGAGAAACCCAAACAAGGGTTCTGGGAAGAGTTTGAG GTGTTACAGCAGCAGGAGTGTAAGCTTCTCTATCCCAGGAAGGAAGGACAGAGAGCAGAgaacaaaagcaaaaacagaTACAAGAACATCCTCCCTT TTGACACCACGCGGGTGGAAATCAGAGAAGCAGATGCAGATGTTCCTGGCTCAGACTACATCAATGCCAACTACATCAGA AGTATGCATGAAGAAGGCCGTCATGTGGAGGAGGGCAAGTTGTTCATTGCTACGCAGGGTTGCCTTCAAAACACTGTGGTGGACTTCTGGAAGATGGTGTATCAGGAGAACACACACGTCATTGTCATGACCAccaaggagatggagagagggcgG AACAAGTGTGTACGCTACTGGCCTGACCTTAACGCCACTAAGGACTTTGGGAAAGTGAGTGTAAAGAACGTGGAGGAGCATCCAGCTCAAGACTACATCCTGAGGGAACTGGAGGTGACACGTTTAGACCGG CAGAGGGAGCCAGTGAGGTATATCTGGCATTACCAGTACCTGAGCTGGCCTGACCATGGTGTGCCCAACGAGCCCGGAGGTGTGCTCAGCTTCCTGGAGCAGGTCAACCGTACACAGAGCGCCATTCCAGACACCGGGCCCATTGTGGTCCACTGCAG TGCAGGAATTGGGAGAACAGGCACAATCATTGTCATTGATATTCTCATTGACATAATCAACAGACAAG GATTAGACTGTGACATCGACATCCCTAAGACTATCCAGAGGGTTCGTCAGCAGCGATCAGGCATGGTGCAGACTGAAGCCCAATATAAGTTCATATATATGGCTGTCCAGCAGTACATTGACACGGCACAAAAGAGACTTGAGGAGGAGCAG aagaataagacaaaggagAGGGAGTACTCCAATATCAAATCCCCTCCAATGACCAATGACCGATCAAAAACCAACATGACCTCTGTGCCACGTTCCTCTGT AAGGTTGACAAACGACGACCCTTGTAACGTGTATGAGAACTTGAACATCAAGACCAACCCAAAGACCTCTGGGAGTTGTAGTAACACTAGGAG TTTTAGCTGA
- the ptpn11b gene encoding tyrosine-protein phosphatase non-receptor type 11b isoform X10, with protein sequence MVRWFHPNITGIEAEQLLLTRGVHGSFLARPSKSNPGDFTLSVRRNDEVTHIKIQNSGDYYDLYGGEKFATLAELVQYYTEQQDLLRERNGDVIELKYPLNCKDPTSERWYHGHLSGRDAEKLLMDKGKPGSFLVRESQSKPGDFVLSVLTNEEKHENVDRKTKVTHVMIRYQQDGKYDVGGGERFDTLTDLVDHYKKNPMVEKSGIVVHLKQPFNATRINAANIENRVKELTKVADNSEKPKQGFWEEFEVLQQQECKLLYPRKEGQRAENKSKNRYKNILPFDTTRVEIREADADVPGSDYINANYIRSMHEEGRHVEEGKLFIATQGCLQNTVVDFWKMVYQENTHVIVMTTKEMERGRNKCVRYWPDLNATKDFGKVSVKNVEEHPAQDYILRELEVTRLDRQREPVRYIWHYQYLSWPDHGVPNEPGGVLSFLEQVNRTQSAIPDTGPIVVHCSAGIGRTGTIIVIDILIDIINRQGLDCDIDIPKTIQRVRQQRSGMVQTEAQYKFIYMAVQQYIDTAQKRLEEEQKNKTKEREYSNIKSPPMTNDRSKTNMTSVPRSSVRLTNDDPCNVYENLNIKTNPKTSGSCSNTRSFS encoded by the exons ATGGTGAG GTGGTTCCATCCCAACATCACCGGAATCGAGGCAGAGCAGCTCCTCTTAACACGGGGTGTTCATGGCAGTTTCTTAGCCCGGCCgagcaaaagcaacccaggggATTTTACTCTCTCCGTTAG gcGGAACGATGAGGTCACCCACATTAAGATCCAGAACTCCGGGGATTACTATGACCTGTATGGAGGGGAGAAGTTTGCTACGCTGGCAGAGCTGGTCCAGTACTACACAGAGCAGCAGGACCTCCTCAGAGAAAGGAATGGGGATGTTATCGAGCTCAAGTACCCACTCAACTGCAAGGACCCCACCTCTGAgag GTGGTACCATGGGCACCTCTCCGGACGCGACGCTGAGAAGCTGCTCATGGATAAAGGCAAGCCTGGCAGTTTCCTGGTCCGTGAGAGCCAGAGCAAACCGGGTGACTTTGTGCTCTCTGTTCTCACCAATGAGGAGAAGCACGAGAATGTGGACCGCAAGACAAAGGTTACCCATGTCATGATTAGATACCAG CAGGATGGGAAATATGACGTAGGAGGAGGCGAGAGGTTTGACACCCTAACTGACTTGGTGGACCACTACAAGAAGAACCCCATGGTGGAGAAGAGTGGGATCGTTGTTCACCTCAAACAG CCCTTCAATGCCACCAGAATAAATGCAGCCAATATTGAGAATCGGGTAAAGGAGCTCACCAAAGTAGCAGACAACTCGGAGAAACCCAAACAAGGGTTCTGGGAAGAGTTTGAG GTGTTACAGCAGCAGGAGTGTAAGCTTCTCTATCCCAGGAAGGAAGGACAGAGAGCAGAgaacaaaagcaaaaacagaTACAAGAACATCCTCCCTT TTGACACCACGCGGGTGGAAATCAGAGAAGCAGATGCAGATGTTCCTGGCTCAGACTACATCAATGCCAACTACATCAGA AGTATGCATGAAGAAGGCCGTCATGTGGAGGAGGGCAAGTTGTTCATTGCTACGCAGGGTTGCCTTCAAAACACTGTGGTGGACTTCTGGAAGATGGTGTATCAGGAGAACACACACGTCATTGTCATGACCAccaaggagatggagagagggcgG AACAAGTGTGTACGCTACTGGCCTGACCTTAACGCCACTAAGGACTTTGGGAAAGTGAGTGTAAAGAACGTGGAGGAGCATCCAGCTCAAGACTACATCCTGAGGGAACTGGAGGTGACACGTTTAGACCGG CAGAGGGAGCCAGTGAGGTATATCTGGCATTACCAGTACCTGAGCTGGCCTGACCATGGTGTGCCCAACGAGCCCGGAGGTGTGCTCAGCTTCCTGGAGCAGGTCAACCGTACACAGAGCGCCATTCCAGACACCGGGCCCATTGTGGTCCACTGCAG TGCAGGAATTGGGAGAACAGGCACAATCATTGTCATTGATATTCTCATTGACATAATCAACAGACAAG GATTAGACTGTGACATCGACATCCCTAAGACTATCCAGAGGGTTCGTCAGCAGCGATCAGGCATGGTGCAGACTGAAGCCCAATATAAGTTCATATATATGGCTGTCCAGCAGTACATTGACACGGCACAAAAGAGACTTGAGGAGGAGCAG aagaataagacaaaggagAGGGAGTACTCCAATATCAAATCCCCTCCAATGACCAATGACCGATCAAAAACCAACATGACCTCTGTGCCACGTTCCTCTGT AAGGTTGACAAACGACGACCCTTGTAACGTGTATGAGAACTTGAACATCAAGACCAACCCAAAGACCTCTGGGAGTTGTAGTAACACTAGGAG TTTTAGCTGA
- the ptpn11b gene encoding tyrosine-protein phosphatase non-receptor type 11b isoform X4 has translation MFTPHLSSSSPRVRLNWIHSFSIKQKYERMCISRLLEGCTDVPQGLWFHPNITGIEAEQLLLTRGVHGSFLARPSKSNPGDFTLSVRRNDEVTHIKIQNSGDYYDLYGGEKFATLAELVQYYTEQQDLLRERNGDVIELKYPLNCKDPTSERWYHGHLSGRDAEKLLMDKGKPGSFLVRESQSKPGDFVLSVLTNEEKHENVDRKTKVTHVMIRYQQDGKYDVGGGERFDTLTDLVDHYKKNPMVEKSGIVVHLKQPFNATRINAANIENRVKELTKVADNSEKPKQGFWEEFEVLQQQECKLLYPRKEGQRAENKSKNRYKNILPFDTTRVEIREADADVPGSDYINANYIRSMHEEGRHVEEGKLFIATQGCLQNTVVDFWKMVYQENTHVIVMTTKEMERGRNKCVRYWPDLNATKDFGKVSVKNVEEHPAQDYILRELEVTRLDRQREPVRYIWHYQYLSWPDHGVPNEPGGVLSFLEQVNRTQSAIPDTGPIVVHCSAGIGRTGTIIVIDILIDIINRQGLDCDIDIPKTIQRVRQQRSGMVQTEAQYKFIYMAVQQYIDTAQKRLEEEQKNKTKEREYSNIKSPPMTNDRSKTNMTSVPRSSVLTNDDPCNVYENLNIKTNPKTSGSCSNTRSFS, from the exons ATGTTTACCCCGCATTTGAGTTCCAGCTCCCCACGAGTACGATTAAATTGGATCCACAGTTTCTCCATCAAGCAGAAATATGAAAGAATGTGTATTTCACGGCTACTTGAAGGCTGTACGGATGTCCCACAAGGCTT GTGGTTCCATCCCAACATCACCGGAATCGAGGCAGAGCAGCTCCTCTTAACACGGGGTGTTCATGGCAGTTTCTTAGCCCGGCCgagcaaaagcaacccaggggATTTTACTCTCTCCGTTAG gcGGAACGATGAGGTCACCCACATTAAGATCCAGAACTCCGGGGATTACTATGACCTGTATGGAGGGGAGAAGTTTGCTACGCTGGCAGAGCTGGTCCAGTACTACACAGAGCAGCAGGACCTCCTCAGAGAAAGGAATGGGGATGTTATCGAGCTCAAGTACCCACTCAACTGCAAGGACCCCACCTCTGAgag GTGGTACCATGGGCACCTCTCCGGACGCGACGCTGAGAAGCTGCTCATGGATAAAGGCAAGCCTGGCAGTTTCCTGGTCCGTGAGAGCCAGAGCAAACCGGGTGACTTTGTGCTCTCTGTTCTCACCAATGAGGAGAAGCACGAGAATGTGGACCGCAAGACAAAGGTTACCCATGTCATGATTAGATACCAG CAGGATGGGAAATATGACGTAGGAGGAGGCGAGAGGTTTGACACCCTAACTGACTTGGTGGACCACTACAAGAAGAACCCCATGGTGGAGAAGAGTGGGATCGTTGTTCACCTCAAACAG CCCTTCAATGCCACCAGAATAAATGCAGCCAATATTGAGAATCGGGTAAAGGAGCTCACCAAAGTAGCAGACAACTCGGAGAAACCCAAACAAGGGTTCTGGGAAGAGTTTGAG GTGTTACAGCAGCAGGAGTGTAAGCTTCTCTATCCCAGGAAGGAAGGACAGAGAGCAGAgaacaaaagcaaaaacagaTACAAGAACATCCTCCCTT TTGACACCACGCGGGTGGAAATCAGAGAAGCAGATGCAGATGTTCCTGGCTCAGACTACATCAATGCCAACTACATCAGA AGTATGCATGAAGAAGGCCGTCATGTGGAGGAGGGCAAGTTGTTCATTGCTACGCAGGGTTGCCTTCAAAACACTGTGGTGGACTTCTGGAAGATGGTGTATCAGGAGAACACACACGTCATTGTCATGACCAccaaggagatggagagagggcgG AACAAGTGTGTACGCTACTGGCCTGACCTTAACGCCACTAAGGACTTTGGGAAAGTGAGTGTAAAGAACGTGGAGGAGCATCCAGCTCAAGACTACATCCTGAGGGAACTGGAGGTGACACGTTTAGACCGG CAGAGGGAGCCAGTGAGGTATATCTGGCATTACCAGTACCTGAGCTGGCCTGACCATGGTGTGCCCAACGAGCCCGGAGGTGTGCTCAGCTTCCTGGAGCAGGTCAACCGTACACAGAGCGCCATTCCAGACACCGGGCCCATTGTGGTCCACTGCAG TGCAGGAATTGGGAGAACAGGCACAATCATTGTCATTGATATTCTCATTGACATAATCAACAGACAAG GATTAGACTGTGACATCGACATCCCTAAGACTATCCAGAGGGTTCGTCAGCAGCGATCAGGCATGGTGCAGACTGAAGCCCAATATAAGTTCATATATATGGCTGTCCAGCAGTACATTGACACGGCACAAAAGAGACTTGAGGAGGAGCAG aagaataagacaaaggagAGGGAGTACTCCAATATCAAATCCCCTCCAATGACCAATGACCGATCAAAAACCAACATGACCTCTGTGCCACGTTCCTCTGT GTTGACAAACGACGACCCTTGTAACGTGTATGAGAACTTGAACATCAAGACCAACCCAAAGACCTCTGGGAGTTGTAGTAACACTAGGAG TTTTAGCTGA
- the ptpn11b gene encoding tyrosine-protein phosphatase non-receptor type 11b isoform X2, which yields MFTPHLSSSSPRVRLNWIHSFSIKQKYERMCISRLLEGCTDVPQGLWFHPNITGIEAEQLLLTRGVHGSFLARPSKSNPGDFTLSVRRNDEVTHIKIQNSGDYYDLYGGEKFATLAELVQYYTEQQDLLRERNGDVIELKYPLNCKDPTSERWYHGHLSGRDAEKLLMDKGKPGSFLVRESQSKPGDFVLSVLTNEEKHENVDRKTKVTHVMIRYQDGKYDVGGGERFDTLTDLVDHYKKNPMVEKSGIVVHLKQPFNATRINAANIENRVKELTKVADNSEKPKQGFWEEFEVLQQQECKLLYPRKEGQRAENKSKNRYKNILPFDTTRVEIREADADVPGSDYINANYIRSMHEEGRHVEEGKLFIATQGCLQNTVVDFWKMVYQENTHVIVMTTKEMERGRNKCVRYWPDLNATKDFGKVSVKNVEEHPAQDYILRELEVTRLDRQREPVRYIWHYQYLSWPDHGVPNEPGGVLSFLEQVNRTQSAIPDTGPIVVHCSAGIGRTGTIIVIDILIDIINRQGLDCDIDIPKTIQRVRQQRSGMVQTEAQYKFIYMAVQQYIDTAQKRLEEEQKNKTKEREYSNIKSPPMTNDRSKTNMTSVPRSSVRLTNDDPCNVYENLNIKTNPKTSGSCSNTRSFS from the exons ATGTTTACCCCGCATTTGAGTTCCAGCTCCCCACGAGTACGATTAAATTGGATCCACAGTTTCTCCATCAAGCAGAAATATGAAAGAATGTGTATTTCACGGCTACTTGAAGGCTGTACGGATGTCCCACAAGGCTT GTGGTTCCATCCCAACATCACCGGAATCGAGGCAGAGCAGCTCCTCTTAACACGGGGTGTTCATGGCAGTTTCTTAGCCCGGCCgagcaaaagcaacccaggggATTTTACTCTCTCCGTTAG gcGGAACGATGAGGTCACCCACATTAAGATCCAGAACTCCGGGGATTACTATGACCTGTATGGAGGGGAGAAGTTTGCTACGCTGGCAGAGCTGGTCCAGTACTACACAGAGCAGCAGGACCTCCTCAGAGAAAGGAATGGGGATGTTATCGAGCTCAAGTACCCACTCAACTGCAAGGACCCCACCTCTGAgag GTGGTACCATGGGCACCTCTCCGGACGCGACGCTGAGAAGCTGCTCATGGATAAAGGCAAGCCTGGCAGTTTCCTGGTCCGTGAGAGCCAGAGCAAACCGGGTGACTTTGTGCTCTCTGTTCTCACCAATGAGGAGAAGCACGAGAATGTGGACCGCAAGACAAAGGTTACCCATGTCATGATTAGATACCAG GATGGGAAATATGACGTAGGAGGAGGCGAGAGGTTTGACACCCTAACTGACTTGGTGGACCACTACAAGAAGAACCCCATGGTGGAGAAGAGTGGGATCGTTGTTCACCTCAAACAG CCCTTCAATGCCACCAGAATAAATGCAGCCAATATTGAGAATCGGGTAAAGGAGCTCACCAAAGTAGCAGACAACTCGGAGAAACCCAAACAAGGGTTCTGGGAAGAGTTTGAG GTGTTACAGCAGCAGGAGTGTAAGCTTCTCTATCCCAGGAAGGAAGGACAGAGAGCAGAgaacaaaagcaaaaacagaTACAAGAACATCCTCCCTT TTGACACCACGCGGGTGGAAATCAGAGAAGCAGATGCAGATGTTCCTGGCTCAGACTACATCAATGCCAACTACATCAGA AGTATGCATGAAGAAGGCCGTCATGTGGAGGAGGGCAAGTTGTTCATTGCTACGCAGGGTTGCCTTCAAAACACTGTGGTGGACTTCTGGAAGATGGTGTATCAGGAGAACACACACGTCATTGTCATGACCAccaaggagatggagagagggcgG AACAAGTGTGTACGCTACTGGCCTGACCTTAACGCCACTAAGGACTTTGGGAAAGTGAGTGTAAAGAACGTGGAGGAGCATCCAGCTCAAGACTACATCCTGAGGGAACTGGAGGTGACACGTTTAGACCGG CAGAGGGAGCCAGTGAGGTATATCTGGCATTACCAGTACCTGAGCTGGCCTGACCATGGTGTGCCCAACGAGCCCGGAGGTGTGCTCAGCTTCCTGGAGCAGGTCAACCGTACACAGAGCGCCATTCCAGACACCGGGCCCATTGTGGTCCACTGCAG TGCAGGAATTGGGAGAACAGGCACAATCATTGTCATTGATATTCTCATTGACATAATCAACAGACAAG GATTAGACTGTGACATCGACATCCCTAAGACTATCCAGAGGGTTCGTCAGCAGCGATCAGGCATGGTGCAGACTGAAGCCCAATATAAGTTCATATATATGGCTGTCCAGCAGTACATTGACACGGCACAAAAGAGACTTGAGGAGGAGCAG aagaataagacaaaggagAGGGAGTACTCCAATATCAAATCCCCTCCAATGACCAATGACCGATCAAAAACCAACATGACCTCTGTGCCACGTTCCTCTGT AAGGTTGACAAACGACGACCCTTGTAACGTGTATGAGAACTTGAACATCAAGACCAACCCAAAGACCTCTGGGAGTTGTAGTAACACTAGGAG TTTTAGCTGA
- the ptpn11b gene encoding tyrosine-protein phosphatase non-receptor type 11b isoform X6, whose product MFTPHLSSSSPRVRLNWIHSFSIKQKYERMCISRLLEGCTDVPQGLWFHPNITGIEAEQLLLTRGVHGSFLARPSKSNPGDFTLSVRRNDEVTHIKIQNSGDYYDLYGGEKFATLAELVQYYTEQQDLLRERNGDVIELKYPLNCKDPTSERWYHGHLSGRDAEKLLMDKGKPGSFLVRESQSKPGDFVLSVLTNEEKHENVDRKTKVTHVMIRYQQDGKYDVGGGERFDTLTDLVDHYKKNPMVEKSGIVVHLKQPFNATRINAANIENRVKELTKVADNSEKPKQGFWEEFEVLQQQECKLLYPRKEGQRAENKSKNRYKNILPFDTTRVEIREADADVPGSDYINANYIRSMHEEGRHVEEGKLFIATQGCLQNTVVDFWKMVYQENTHVIVMTTKEMERGRNKCVRYWPDLNATKDFGKVSVKNVEEHPAQDYILRELEVTRLDRREPVRYIWHYQYLSWPDHGVPNEPGGVLSFLEQVNRTQSAIPDTGPIVVHCSAGIGRTGTIIVIDILIDIINRQGLDCDIDIPKTIQRVRQQRSGMVQTEAQYKFIYMAVQQYIDTAQKRLEEEQKNKTKEREYSNIKSPPMTNDRSKTNMTSVPRSSVLTNDDPCNVYENLNIKTNPKTSGSCSNTRSFS is encoded by the exons ATGTTTACCCCGCATTTGAGTTCCAGCTCCCCACGAGTACGATTAAATTGGATCCACAGTTTCTCCATCAAGCAGAAATATGAAAGAATGTGTATTTCACGGCTACTTGAAGGCTGTACGGATGTCCCACAAGGCTT GTGGTTCCATCCCAACATCACCGGAATCGAGGCAGAGCAGCTCCTCTTAACACGGGGTGTTCATGGCAGTTTCTTAGCCCGGCCgagcaaaagcaacccaggggATTTTACTCTCTCCGTTAG gcGGAACGATGAGGTCACCCACATTAAGATCCAGAACTCCGGGGATTACTATGACCTGTATGGAGGGGAGAAGTTTGCTACGCTGGCAGAGCTGGTCCAGTACTACACAGAGCAGCAGGACCTCCTCAGAGAAAGGAATGGGGATGTTATCGAGCTCAAGTACCCACTCAACTGCAAGGACCCCACCTCTGAgag GTGGTACCATGGGCACCTCTCCGGACGCGACGCTGAGAAGCTGCTCATGGATAAAGGCAAGCCTGGCAGTTTCCTGGTCCGTGAGAGCCAGAGCAAACCGGGTGACTTTGTGCTCTCTGTTCTCACCAATGAGGAGAAGCACGAGAATGTGGACCGCAAGACAAAGGTTACCCATGTCATGATTAGATACCAG CAGGATGGGAAATATGACGTAGGAGGAGGCGAGAGGTTTGACACCCTAACTGACTTGGTGGACCACTACAAGAAGAACCCCATGGTGGAGAAGAGTGGGATCGTTGTTCACCTCAAACAG CCCTTCAATGCCACCAGAATAAATGCAGCCAATATTGAGAATCGGGTAAAGGAGCTCACCAAAGTAGCAGACAACTCGGAGAAACCCAAACAAGGGTTCTGGGAAGAGTTTGAG GTGTTACAGCAGCAGGAGTGTAAGCTTCTCTATCCCAGGAAGGAAGGACAGAGAGCAGAgaacaaaagcaaaaacagaTACAAGAACATCCTCCCTT TTGACACCACGCGGGTGGAAATCAGAGAAGCAGATGCAGATGTTCCTGGCTCAGACTACATCAATGCCAACTACATCAGA AGTATGCATGAAGAAGGCCGTCATGTGGAGGAGGGCAAGTTGTTCATTGCTACGCAGGGTTGCCTTCAAAACACTGTGGTGGACTTCTGGAAGATGGTGTATCAGGAGAACACACACGTCATTGTCATGACCAccaaggagatggagagagggcgG AACAAGTGTGTACGCTACTGGCCTGACCTTAACGCCACTAAGGACTTTGGGAAAGTGAGTGTAAAGAACGTGGAGGAGCATCCAGCTCAAGACTACATCCTGAGGGAACTGGAGGTGACACGTTTAGACCGG AGGGAGCCAGTGAGGTATATCTGGCATTACCAGTACCTGAGCTGGCCTGACCATGGTGTGCCCAACGAGCCCGGAGGTGTGCTCAGCTTCCTGGAGCAGGTCAACCGTACACAGAGCGCCATTCCAGACACCGGGCCCATTGTGGTCCACTGCAG TGCAGGAATTGGGAGAACAGGCACAATCATTGTCATTGATATTCTCATTGACATAATCAACAGACAAG GATTAGACTGTGACATCGACATCCCTAAGACTATCCAGAGGGTTCGTCAGCAGCGATCAGGCATGGTGCAGACTGAAGCCCAATATAAGTTCATATATATGGCTGTCCAGCAGTACATTGACACGGCACAAAAGAGACTTGAGGAGGAGCAG aagaataagacaaaggagAGGGAGTACTCCAATATCAAATCCCCTCCAATGACCAATGACCGATCAAAAACCAACATGACCTCTGTGCCACGTTCCTCTGT GTTGACAAACGACGACCCTTGTAACGTGTATGAGAACTTGAACATCAAGACCAACCCAAAGACCTCTGGGAGTTGTAGTAACACTAGGAG TTTTAGCTGA